The following DNA comes from Methanocella sp..
ATGCTGGACGAGAACCGCCGCATCATGATGCCCCTGCGCTCCATGAAGATGAAGGACAGGGACGTCCTGCGGGGCGAGCAGTACGAGTTCCCGCCGCCGCAGCTGAGCCCGATGGACCTGACGGCGGAGGCGCTGAAGGCCCTCTTTGCAAATTCGGACCGGGACGTGGTGAGGACGCTGGCCACGGAGACGAGCATCGGCGGCATGTACGCCGAGGAGGCGCTGGCGCTGGCGGGCGTGGACAAGAATAAGCCCGCGAAGAGCCTGGTGGATAGCGAGGTCCAGCTCGTCCTCAACGGCCTGAGCGAGCTGTTCAGGCCCATCAGGGAGGGAAATCTCAGGCCGAACATCGTGATCCGCGACGGCAAGGAGATCGACGTCCTTCCCATGGAGCTGAGCCGGTACGCGAACGACCAGAAAGTCTACTTCGAGTCGTTCAATAGGGCGCTGGACGAGTATTACGGCAAGCACATCGTGGCCGAGGCAAAGGCCGAGGTCGTGGAGAAGAAGGCCGAGAAGCTCGGCGTGCTGGAAAGAAGATTAAAGCAGCAGGAAGAGGCCATCGCCAAGTTCGAAAAGGAGGAGAAGGAGAACGTCCGCAAGGGCGAGCTGATATACGCCGAGTACGCGGCGGTCGAAGACGTTATCAAGGTCATCAGGGGCGCCCGCGCCAGGGGCATGTCGTGGGACGATATCCGCAAGGTCCTCAAGGATGCCAAAAAAGCGGGCAACACCGCGGCATCCATGATACAGTCCGTGGACCAGGCGGCTAACACAGTCACCGTGAAGTTCCCCGAAGCGGCCATCAGCATCAACATTGACCTTACGGTTCCCCAGAATTCACAAACTTACTACGATAAGGCCAAGAAGGTCCAGTCCAAGAAGGACGGTGCCCTCAAGGCCATCGAGGACACGAAGCGGATGATGGCGAAGGCGATGCCGCAGGAAAAGCCGGCCGATGCACAGAGGCCTGTCGTCAAAATGAAGCCCCGAAAGCCGAAGTGGTACGAGAAGTACCGGTGGTTCTTCACGTCGGACGGCTTCCTTGTTATAGCGGGCCGGGACGCCGATCAGAACGAGGAGCTCGTCAAGAAGTACATGGACAAGAAGGACATTTTCTTCCACGCGCAGGCGTTCGGCGCCCCCATAACCATCGTTAAGACGGAGGGCCGGGAGATCACGGAGGAGACCCTCGCCGAGGTGGCCCAGTTCGCCGTATCCTATTCGTCGGTATGGAAGTCCGGCCAGTCTTCGGGGGACTGCTTCTGGGTCCGCCCGGAGCAGGTGAGCAAGACGCCCGAGTCGGGCGAATACGTGGCCAAGGGAGCGTTCATCGTCCGGGGTGAGCGGAACTACGTCAGGAACGTGGAGACGAGGGCGGCCTCAGGCATCCGGTTCGACGAGACCGGGTGCTACGTCATCGGCGGACCGGTAGCCGCCGTAAAGGCGAGGGCGAAATACAGCGTCGTCGTCGAGCCCGGCGAGTTCAGCCAGGGCGATATAGCAAAAAAGATCTACCGCTACTTCCTGGAGCACGCGGGCGAAGACGACGCGAAGGCCATCCGCCAGGCGGCTTCGCCCGATAAAGTGTCGCCTTTCCTGCCGCCGGGAGAGTCGAGGATCGTAACATGAAGGTCAACAAGGAAGATCTCAGGGGGGATTATGGGGAGATATCGCTTACCCCCGAGTCTCTCGACGACCTCTGGCATCTAAAATACGTCATAGAGCCAGGCGATACGGTCTTTTCGCTGACCTTTCGGGTCCTGGACAGCGCCACCGATAAGCTCAGGCCCGAGAAGATGGACAAGAGGCCCGTGAGGCTGGGCGTCAGGGTGGAGTCCGTGGAATTCCATAAGTTCTCGAATCGCCTGCGCATCAAGGGCATCATCATCTCCGACCTGGACACGGGCATGTACCACACGCTCAACATCGAGCCGTATTCTGAATTGTCGATCATCAAGCACTGGAAGCCCGACCAGATCGAGCGGATACGCGATGCGATCGAGGAGGCGAAGCTGCCCGAGATAGAGATCGTCACCATCGAGGAGGGCGAGGCCGCCATAGGCTTCCTGCGGCAGTACGGTGTGGAAGAGGTCTCCAGGATAAGGCAGTCGTCCTCCGGCAAGCGGGAGGGCACCGACGCGAGGGCCGAGTTTTTC
Coding sequences within:
- the rqcH gene encoding ribosome rescue protein RqcH; amino-acid sequence: MLDENRRIMMPLRSMKMKDRDVLRGEQYEFPPPQLSPMDLTAEALKALFANSDRDVVRTLATETSIGGMYAEEALALAGVDKNKPAKSLVDSEVQLVLNGLSELFRPIREGNLRPNIVIRDGKEIDVLPMELSRYANDQKVYFESFNRALDEYYGKHIVAEAKAEVVEKKAEKLGVLERRLKQQEEAIAKFEKEEKENVRKGELIYAEYAAVEDVIKVIRGARARGMSWDDIRKVLKDAKKAGNTAASMIQSVDQAANTVTVKFPEAAISINIDLTVPQNSQTYYDKAKKVQSKKDGALKAIEDTKRMMAKAMPQEKPADAQRPVVKMKPRKPKWYEKYRWFFTSDGFLVIAGRDADQNEELVKKYMDKKDIFFHAQAFGAPITIVKTEGREITEETLAEVAQFAVSYSSVWKSGQSSGDCFWVRPEQVSKTPESGEYVAKGAFIVRGERNYVRNVETRAASGIRFDETGCYVIGGPVAAVKARAKYSVVVEPGEFSQGDIAKKIYRYFLEHAGEDDAKAIRQAASPDKVSPFLPPGESRIVT
- a CDS encoding mRNA surveillance protein pelota, producing MKVNKEDLRGDYGEISLTPESLDDLWHLKYVIEPGDTVFSLTFRVLDSATDKLRPEKMDKRPVRLGVRVESVEFHKFSNRLRIKGIIISDLDTGMYHTLNIEPYSELSIIKHWKPDQIERIRDAIEEAKLPEIEIVTIEEGEAAIGFLRQYGVEEVSRIRQSSSGKREGTDARAEFFGEVAAQLKNADRVKTFVVAGPGFIKDDFVKFLRNNAKEAADKVIVEDTSSIGSSGFQEVLRRGAIERVAEEMRISREAKLIERLLVEIASDGKATYGYRQTKDAVGLGAVEVLLIADETLRNYREKGEADIERMMKSVEQSRGKVVIFSTEFEPGQRLEKLGGVAALLRFKISGQ